Genomic DNA from Solanum pennellii chromosome 3, SPENNV200:
TGCTAACTCTACGCTTGGCAATGAGCAAAAATTTAGTCTATTTAGGTAAGTCGTGAACGTAACTTGTGAGATATTATAACGAAAAACATGACAAGTTATTTCAAGTGttaattattgaatttcaagtttaatgtataaatactttaacaaattctttgacaaatatattatttaaacaaATACAACTGAATTCGATCGAATCCAAATTTGATGTTGAGCATGAGATATATAGATGAATTTGATAGAAGatctcaaattcaaataataatataatgataaataatgGAACGTTAACCCTCGAATCATCTCTATGCTATACAAATTTCCCTTCAAACGCAAACTTAGTCTTAGTTTTCTATCCAAAAAAACGTATATAGTCCTTTAAAATGACTCAGTTAGTTTGAGCTTGTCGCATAGAACTTGCCTAGTGAGATTTACATCTCCCGTGTAATTTGCAGGCTATTGCAAAGTGATGATTAATTGCAAAAATGCTAATTTATCCAATACGCACAAAGTGCTCACCCGAAGAGCAGAGACGGCTGATTATAATAAAAAAGCATACATTGTTCAAAAATACCCTTGGCATCATGTACATTTCTAGTGGACAATAAACATCTAAAAGAGATTTTAGAAAACTTCGAATATCAGATAATTATACATTACCAAAAAAAACACGAAAACTATGTAATATTTCACTACTCAGATCTAACATTAGATGTTCTAATTTGCTCTCCAGCGTCCGGAGGTTGTTGTGGTGGGAACGCCTCCGGCTGTCCAGGTGGTGATATAGGTGGTTGTGGTGCTTCCTGACCTGACGGAGAAGTGTTCGGTGGATCGGAAAATTCAGGACTACCAGTCCGCGGTGCGGTTGGCGATGGCGATGGCGATGGCGTTGGAGGGTTTTCACCTGCAGTTCAACTATAGTGTTAATATAAGATTTATATCTAATAGTTTTAATTCGTGTAGGAAAAATTACTCCGTATACTTTATTTAGCTTTTCGATCAAAGTCAAtctaactaatttttaaaatatattaaaactaatttaaatatattacaaaAAGTAATTACAAAGTTGCAACTCTTTCTTTTAACGGGGTATGAatatttctctatttattcataatttaggTAATAATAAATGTACCATTTAATTCCGGCTTAGACATATATTATAGctagataaataaatatttaaatacgtATAAAACTAAATATATGAACACAATATGCATAACTTTTAATAGATACTGATTAATCTAAATTCATAAAGTTTAAATTCTGAATGAACGATTATTGACCTGGTCTTATCGGTGGAATAGCATCGAAATCTGGCACGAACGGTGAATCCTCCACCGCCGGCGGTGCATCGGTCGGTCTGCTAGTATTTGGTGGTGTTGTGGTAGGAAAATCAGATGGAAGATTTTCCTTGCTCATTTTTCTAGTAAGTCCAACCGATATATTTAACTTTTGAACCACAAATATTGAAGATCTTGTATAATATTTCGCTGAAAAAActcttaacattttttttaaattattattttggtaaTCTATTTGGTAGAACAGGAATATTGAGATATAATTTATTTGGTTTTagcacaaatttttttttgtaaatgtatAGGATAGTCCAAGTGATACGTGTTATTGATGAGACACCTTTGTATTTGATACGTGTATTCATGAGACACGTGGATGCCATGCACTCTGACACCTGTACtaattcaaataatttgatTGGTACATTTTATATTCCaatatgtatgtataataatattagaagaaattAGTAAATTAAGAGTAGATTTATAACATCAGCattttattctttcaaaaaaaaattaaaagcttaaattgtttgagaaaatatacttttatttttgttcaatgGTTCGATTCAAGGTTGAAAGatgtaaatttttcatatatctttttcattgacaagaaaatgaacaattttattttatcctcAGCacaatatgcaaaaaaaaaaaaaaacatcaacagGATCTTAAAAGTTGAAAGAGGTGTAGTAACACTCGGTGCCTTCTagccaaaaaaatgaaaaaagaacataaaagcaTCTTCTTCATTAGCTTTTGATTCAAAATACTTAAGTAGTTCGTTCAAAATTCTAGCTCCGACACTGAATCATCAGAAGATGATGGGTGGTGGGACATCAGGCTGCGGAACCTGCC
This window encodes:
- the LOC107014150 gene encoding swi5-dependent recombination DNA repair protein 1 homolog, producing the protein MLRVFSAKYYTRSSIFVVQKLNISVGLTRKMSKENLPSDFPTTTPPNTSRPTDAPPAVEDSPFVPDFDAIPPIRPGENPPTPSPSPSPTAPRTGSPEFSDPPNTSPSGQEAPQPPISPPGQPEAFPPQQPPDAGEQIRTSNVRSE